The sequence AGAATTGCTTCACAACTAAAAACGCTCTCAGTAGGACTTGCAGAAAAGAGAAACATGGTATCAGTGTAGACACtaagagaggaacagagaggaCAACTCTATGTTTATACTTTGACAACTAAGTTGAAATGGACACTTTCTGCTAAAGCTCACTTAGGACAGCTTACTTTCCCACTCATCTtttacaaaattttagcaaagtgAATTCAGAAATATAAGCATCTATcagaatttaacatttatttctgctttaagaAACAGCAGACTAGGAACGAAAGTGATCCTCCTATACAGGGCATCTAGACGTGTGGCATCGACACCACACTTAGTGCTGGGAGACCGAACGCTTTCCCACCTAAGGCCACGAGTGAGACAGGGCTGTGTTCTTTAGCCAGTTCTACTCAGGAGTACACTGGAGGGGCTGGTCAGTGCAATCAGACATGAAaacaataaagtgaaaaatttCACCTCACATAAGGTATGAAAAAACCTGTACAGTGAAAACTCTGAAACACTTCTGAGAGAGATCAGGGAGCTGATAAACGGAGATCTACCTCATTCATGGGCTGAAGGACCCAACTTTATCTTCCACCAGTGACTGATATTCAGTACAATCCCAAGATCACAGAGACTGACAAatattctcacattcatacagaaatacaaaggatgagaacagacaaaacaaatgaacaaagttggaggattaACACTACCTAATTTTAGGACTTAACGGGAGGGACTGGGACTTCCATACTCTGCTGATGGGGATGTGAAATGTTACAAATTACCCAGTCACTCCATTCCTAGATAATCACACAACAGAAAAGGTGATATACGCCCATAAAAAGAGTTGTAGGTGGATGTTCATAGCAACCTTATATGTAACAGACCAAACCTGTTAACAACACAGTCGCCCATCAACAGTTAAATGGGTAAACAAGTTGTGGCATACTTATACAACAGAACGCCAGGGAGGAATAAAGCAAAGAACTACTGAAAATGTAACGGCGCAGACAAGTCACAGAATTTGCTGAGCACAAGAACAGACAAAAAGACAGGGATACCACATGATTCCATTCATACGAATCCCTCAGAAATGCAAACTGATCTACACTGGCAGAAAGCAGGCCAACGCCGCCTGTGAGAGAGGAGACCTGCGCGCAGCTGTTGTCAGCAGGGGAGGGTTGTTGCTactgagggagagagggagggatcaCAAAGGCGTATGAAGTAATCTTTGAGAGTTACGAGAATATTCACTgcattgactgtggtgatggcttCAAGGTGTAAACAGGACAAAATGCATCAAATCATATACTTAAAACATAATAGTCTTTACATGTTTTTACATGTAAAGATtattatgttaattatatctcaatgaagcaGTGAGAAACAAATCGTATAAGGCACTGAACCACagtgttattatatatataagcaGTTTATAAATGTTTCAAGTACTATAACCAAGGTACATACAACTTAAACGTAACACAGAAGGCAACAAGTCGATGACTACTGGAAGATGAGAGATGGGGTGGCAGGGATGGACAGGAATGAGACATATGTTAAAACTGTTTAACTTGCACTATAAGCTTCAAATGGAAAAACCACTGTATTAAGTTACCAGTAAGATCGATGTATATATATTGCAAACTACCTCTAAGGCTGACCAGCACAACTGCTTCACTTGGTTAAATTACAATGCTGACATTAATAGTTTTCGTACAGGAAAAATTCCCAGCTACTTCCAACAGCTACTCTGCAAACCACATGAAGATGCAACCCACTTACTTGGCAGAAGTTTGATGATTtgctttaattcctcttcaaacCCAACATCCAAGATACGATCAGCCTCATCAATAACCAGACACTGGAGGTTTTTATACATGAACCCGGGGGTATTCTGACAAGACAAAGGACAGAACGGGACTGTCAGCTGCCGAGTGAGTCTCACAGACAGAAGACGGGGCGGCAAACAGTGTCCTCTCACCTGCATGTGGTCCAGGAGACGGCCTGGCGTGGCCACGACGATGTTGATCCCATTGGCAAGCTTCTGCGCCTCAGCAGACCTGTTACTGCCACCCATTATTAACCCGTATGTGTGAACATGGTGGGTCATCAGCTCCTTAAGGACACCAAAAGTCTGCATGGCCAGTTCCCTAGTCGGTGAGAGAATAAGGACTCCTGTTCCTAAAAGCAAAACAGGGTATATGGTCAAAGTCAAACTGTAGTTACCACCAGGAGTCCATCCACAGGCATGACAGGCTTCTAGTgagattctgaaagagacagtGGGCCCACAGGCTTACCATTCCTGGGCATGAACTTTAACTTAACAATGAGTTCAACTGCAGGGATCAGAAATGCCAGGGTTTTGCCACTGCCTGTTTTTGCAGCTGCTAGAAGatccctaaaaaataaaaaggagaaacataTTTGCTCTActcattcaaaatatttactcAATACCTACCATGGACTATCATACATGTTTCAGGCACTGAGGCTAGATCATAACAAGAAAATAGTCCCCACCTTCTCTATCACCAAAATCAATCATGTGGGTTAAACACTTAGAAATAACAATTGTGCTAAAAACAGAAGTGAACAATTTTCTCCAAACATCAATAAATAACGGAAAGCCTTGAATGAAGGTTAGATATATTATCCAACACAACGTGAGATCAACAGACCATACTGGTAATTTTTTTCCAAACTACTCTCACTAGAAACAGAGAtattgagtgtgtgtatgtgtgcgggctcagtcatgtccaactctttgcgaccccatagactgtagcccaccaggctcctttatccatgggatttcccgggcaagaatactagagttgggttgccatttccctctccaggggatcttcccaactcagggatcaaacccgcatctcttccatctcctgctatggtaggtgaattccttaccactagcgccacttgggaagcccagaattaATGCCCAAACTTCAGTGTTAACCATACCTGCCTTCCAGAAGTGGTCTGACACTTTTATGTTGAATTTCAGTCATGTGTGTAAAGCCCATTTCTTTTATTGCCTTCAAAGTGTTCTCATTGACAAGATTAGTCAGAGAATCAAACGAGGTATCCTCAAAAGCTCCTAAACAGAAGACAGTTTATCATTAGCAAATTTACCTTTTCTGAATAGTTAATATTACTAGTTTCCTAAATTAGTTTTGCTCATTGAAAACATTACTGGGTTGGTGTCAAGCTTAGAAGAGCTTCTTCCAAAAAGAAAAGACTAAACACCAACCATTCCTATATAATAAGAAAAAGGCCTTATACTTGTTGCAAGTTTCTCCACTGCTAATGGCTGTGTAATCTAAAGCCTATACTGTAACAAaataacaaagagttggagaggTGGGACAATCAAGGGACTTACGTAAAATAAAAATgccaaggtggggtgggggtgcactGGGGGAGAGGTGGTGGTGTGAGGTTGGCAGGGGCaaattcagagaaatgaaatgtttaagaaatctgaaataaagacagaaaaaactCAGTATAAAACAGTATGAAGTCATCAAAATAGTAACTCTCACTCCAAAAGGACAACTGAGCAGAGCCGGAGACGCCCCGGATGGTGAGAGTGTGCCAATGCGTCAGGTGTGCAGCGGTTCTCCAGAGGGGAAGGCGTCAGGCCACCTGCGAGCTCCCGGCTCACCGTACGCCCCAGCTATAACCCAGGGGATGGCAACCTGGGCACCAGACGTCCTGGGATGGGAAATTCTCTGCTGTGAGAGGCTGCCCTATGCATTATAGGAGGTCCTGCAGCATCTCTGACCTCTACCCACTGGACACTTGTCACCTGGTCCCATGGTTTactgggacagaggaggcttAAGGGGTGCAGGACTTTGAATGGGAAAACTGGGATGGGTCCCCCTACCTAGGAGGTAAAATAACCctgcttgagaaccactgccatGTTAACCTTTGCAATTCGGATTATACAGGTTGGGCTGTGGGTTTCactattttaataaacaaaaaccccaaaccaaaCAACTCAAGTAACTGCTAGATGTTTCCAGTTAGGAGCAATTGATTCTAAACTCTTGACTatacagataaagaaatggagGTCAGAGGTGACCCTGGCACAAGCCCCTCAATGATGTTAACTCCATCCTCCTGTTAGTAATGGAGCCAGCATTAAACCTCTGGGCTCCAGACTTCCATGCTGACGATTTTCCTACTGTAACATGGAAAGTGTCaaaccaaagagagagagagaacccaaGAGCTGTTTGCGTGCGTGGCAAATATTTAATGTTAGGgatacagagaaaggaaaaacagagaaagaaataagaacTGAAACACACAACGTGGAAGATAAAAAGCGGCATTTAGATACAAAACCACTTCCTGTCAGTACttactaatatatttttttccagctaaaTTAAACGCTACAACTGAACCTTTAAATCCTATAATCCAGGGAGgtgtgacattttagaaatctatCTGGAAACACACCGATAATTACCTGTCAGTCCCAGGGGCAGGTTGGGCACCTCACTGTCCTCATCCTCATCTGgcttctccacactgttttctgtttcttcaggagccTGAGCACCATCTTCAGCGGTGTCctcagcttttgcttttttggaaTCTTTGGTTTAAAGGAccccccattttttttaaaaacaagaataccAAATGAGATCATAAAATAAAAGATGTgtgatgccaaaaaaaaaaaagcatattttcaaaagcttaacacattttcagttttaatttctggGTGACAGAAACTGGCTGGCTGGTTCGTTGAATGTAAGTGgtaggaggagagagggaaggttTCCTAGCTCTTCATTCTCAGCATATATTCACAACTTTCAAAACAGTCCCCTAAACTACCTTCCCAGTCCTACCTCCCATCATGCTCTTAAATGTTCTACTTTGGGCCAAATAGGTTAATTCCATGCtgggcttttaaaaattcatggcaGTTAGTGATGCTAGTTAGAACAGAATTGACCTAAACCAGAACTCAGGACTCTATAACTCAGGACTGGTCTCTTCCCTGGATCTTATGACCACCTCTGTGGGAAATGGTCAACTCTGCAGGACCCACACATTCAAAGGCCATGAATACTATCAGCTGGACTTCAAGGCTTATGACTTCTCTTTTTGTTAAAACAATTCTTAAAGGTTATCAATAGGATTTaaatttccagtcctgtgatgcAGTGCTTGAGAGTAGAACTATCACTTCCTCCAGCATACTCAGAACAAGAATCCTAAAGGCACTAACAATTTTAGAACAGGATTACAATCGCTTTAAATCAAAATTGTAATGTCTAATCTTCATGCTTTAGTCTCTGTCTTGTTTCACTTGTTTAAGCAGTTTCTCATCATTTACAAATGCATTATAGTCTGTAGGCAGTAAAAAGAGAGCCACGCATGTTTGGAAAATCCAATGCATCTTTCCAGATGAAAACTTTATTTCAGACAAAAGGTGAATAGGACATGCTAACGCAGGTGTCAGCAAATGTTATCTATAAAGAACCAGATTTGTAAACACTTCAGGTTTTGCAGGCTGCATGGTCTCTGTCATCACAAAGGTCAAGTAAACACATGGGCATCACAGCACTCCAGTTAAGCTTTACTGCAGAAATGGGCAGAAGGCTTAACAGTCTGACCCTCCCCTGAAATCTCTGCCTGCTCACAGTTCAACTAAAATGCCTCTTCTTTCACTAAACTTATTCAGTCCAATGATCTTCTAAATGAAAGTACCCCTCTTCCCCCATCCTGGACATTCTACTCACTAGGGAATTAATGTTCCATTTATTCAGAGAAGAAAGGCAGAATGATAACTTGAAAAACTTAATggcttaagttaaaaaaagaaaaagtacatacCAGGCCCCGCATCATccactatttttctctttttcttcttcttcttcttttttgattCTGAATTGGGACACTGCATTGCTGCTTCTCCGCTGGTCAACGTGGCAGATTTCTTGGAGGCTTTCTTAACTTTGACATTTTCCCCTGTTTCTTTAGATACATCTCCATTTGGGGCTTCTGACATGTCTGTATTTACAGACTCTTTCATGGATTTTTTAACTTTGACATTTTCCATGGCTTCTTTAGATAGGTCTCCATTGTTGGCTTCTGACAAGTTTCCATTCATAGACTGTTTTCGGGACTTTTTTACTTTTCCACCTACTCCTGCTTCTTCAGATATGTCTCCATTTTGGGCTTCTGACAACCCAGCACTCATAGGTTGTTTCAGGGATTTTTTGACTTTTCTGCTTCCTACTGTTTGTTTAGCTATATCTCCATTTTGGCCTTCTGACAAGCCCACATTCACAGACTGCTTTAGGGACTTTTTAACTTTTCCATCTCCCACTGTTTCTTCAGACACATCTCCATTTTGAATTTCTGACAGACTCACAGCTGAGGCAcctgtttaaaaacagaaaacattgtGACAAAGGAGAGGCTTGCTTAGAAACCCTGGAATCCCTAACGAAATGCCGTGGCTTCCAGTACTGAAATGATCTAGCTTTTACTTCCCTGTTATGAACATTAAAATGAGTTCCAATTTTACAGTGTTTCACTGCAGGACAAGTAAATTAAAAACAGGGAGAGAACATGGCATTGATTTTTTAACTTCAGAAAACCATCTCTCTGTTCATAAGGAGTTAAAAGTCTTAAAGAAGAAACCTATGGGGCCAAACAACGGTACTTAAAAAACATACACATTAGGTATTTGATAAATCTACTTTCTTAGATGTCAGTGAATTGAAAATTCTGTTCATGAAACTACTTATTTGCCTTgatatttattgtatataaatgCCTAACAATGTTTTACAAGTTTCTGTTTATACATTGACAGAGTACCATCTTTTGTTACCTTAAACTACCAAGAAGTCAGCAATGCTTTGTTATTCCATAGGAAATGTAAACACTAGAGAACTTCAAAAACATTCCTAAAATTCACACActtgttccctcctccaggatttCTTTCAATCAACTCATCTTTGTAGAAAATCAACTAGTGTAAGGCAGTATGCCTCCAACACTGCCCTAGGGGGTGGGTCTTAAGTCTAACAGggcagaggtccccaacctctgggatctaatgcctgatgatcagaGGTGGGAGCTGATAtaacaataacagaaataaagtgcgcAATAAATGTAATTCGGGCTTGAATCATTCGGACCGCCCgcctccacctccccccacccctcaccgtGAAAAACTGTCTCTCATGAAAccagttcctggtgccaaaaaggttagggACCGCTGTTATACAGGACCTAAAAAAAGGCTAACATAACTAACTTCAGGATGTCTGCTCCACCGTAAGAAAGTTAGGACTGCAACCGAGGCAGGTAAAGTGACATTCAGGTAAAATGCTTTTCAATAGTCTTTGTTCTGGACACAAATACGCAGAAGCTCCTAagaaatgtataatttgaagttaGGGAAGACGGGAAGACGGCACGAGCAAATGCATCACGCCTATGACCGTTCATGAGACACTTTAGGAGATGAACTTCTGCAGGAGTCGAGACAAGAGTGCAGGTAGGTAGGCGAAAACAAGGGTACCAGGTATGTCTGTGAAATGAGTGACACCCAGCTTGTTTTGAAACGATACACACACGAGATAGATGATGTGAATGGAAGATGCGCGGGGATGAGAAAGTCCCACGTGTCTGCTGGGAGATGGGGGCTGGGGATGAGGTGGACCCTAGAGACCGTGAAGGAGTCGGAATAGGGAGGGTGGAAGTGGGGCAGCCTTGTTCAGCTAGAAGCACAGCTGGAAAGAAAATCAGCCGGGGTCCTGTCCGTGTTCTGAAAGGAGAAACTGCTGTTGAAAGGTCAGGGGCAGATCTGGGGCAACGCGGCGTCGGCACCTGCGCTGGGCCCGAATGGAGGCTGCCCCGGGTTGCCTGTCCCCGTTCCCCAAGCACGCGTGCTCTGGGGGAAGCTGCCAGCGCCACTCGTAGTCAGCAGCGCCGCTCGGTGCCGGAGCGGGCCTCGGCCCACGTGCCGGCTCCCTCCGCAACCCGGGCCGCCGAGAGGTTCAGCGCATCTCACCCTGGAGCTTCAGGTTTCGTTGTCGCAATTTGAGGTTCCGCTTCTCGATCTTCCTGCGTAAAAGTTTCATCGGTAAATGAGACATGTTGCCGGTAAAGGGCCTTCAACGCGGCGCCACGGCCCAGCTTTTCGGCTCTCCCAAGTGACGTTAGTTCCTCTTGAGTCACACGTGCGCAGTGCGGCCAGCCGGAAATGCGTCATGGGACCACCCCTGGTGCGTAGAGGAAATGGGTCCCGGGTGGAAATGCTTCCGGGCGCGCGCGCCGTCCTACACTTGTGGAGAAAGGATTCTGTGTGGCGCCCTCTCGGGGAAAAGAGGCGCGGCCCCGCACGGGGTTCCCATTGTATCCGAGCCAGTAGCGCGCACCCCGGCTACTTGACTTTGTTTTCGCTTCCCTGGGCGAAGAGTGAAGAATCAAGGCCATAGGGAGTCTACATTCTCCATTCTGTTCCTATTCTTTTCGGATTCTGGACGATTTAAATCGAGTAATACCTAAGTCTCACGCATAAGTGTTTCCAAACTTGTTGACCACTCTCCTTGGTGAGAAATACACTCACTTTCTATGTCACTTGCTACCCAGCAATGTACATATAACATTCTCCAAACAATCTAACTCGTTTCACTCTTATGTTTTTACTTTGATACCACTCATCCCATCCTAAATCCTGAGTCCATTAAATATTCTGATTAGTGTGCATTAAAATTGATTCTACTGCTCTACTAATTGATTGGCTGCAGTTTGAAAATTTCAGGTTTAAAACCCTCAAAGCTTACACGCACAGACCCTTTAGAAGTGCTGAACAGAAATTACAATCTGATTGGCTagtagacgtgtgtgtgtgtgtgtgtgtgtgtgtgtgtgtgtgtgtgtgtgtgtgtgtgtagaggaggtacattaaaaaaaaaaggttactaACATTAAAAATTGGGGCTAATTCATGgagaaattcatattttttctctaaaaattgGTCTTAATGGGCTCAAATTCCTCTTGGCAATAATCAGTTTGAGTTGAACAATAATTGGAAGAGTTGATGAaagccaacaaaagtccgtctagtcatgtatggatgtgagagttggactataaagaaagttgagtgctgaagaattggtgcttttgaactgtggtgttggagaagactcttgagagccccttggactgcaaggagatccaaccagtccatcctaaaggagatcagtcttgggtgttcattggaaggactgatgctgaagctgaaactccagtactttggccacgtcattgggagaattgactcactggaaaagaccctgatgctgggagggattgggggcaggaggagaagggcacgacagaggatgagatggctggatggcatcaccaactcgatgggagttggtgatggacagggaggactggtgtgctgcgattcatggggttgcaaagagtcagacacaactgagcaactaaactgagctGAATGAAAGCTAGAATCATTTGTTTGGTGGAGTGGCAGGACCTGAGCTAGTAGGGATTAGACATAATTatagggaagaagggagaggaagaaaactTGGGAGGGAGTTCAAACAGAATGTAAACAAATTGAGAAATCAGATTGAATTGAATTGGACTAGAAAACAACAGCAACCCATGATGTGCTTAAGTTGTTACTGATTAGGCAGGTTAAAGAATGAATCAGAAATTTAaactggcacacacacacagatatatacacacacatgtctcagtttacatatatatatgtatacatacatatatatatagtgaaggaAAGTTACACAGCTCAAAATAACCCCCTCTcagtcctccccaccattctatgcaaaacaacgAACTCTCTcacctgaagaaaaaaatggacattaaggttgattacacccagctcccagcctgTCCAGCCTGTGGTGGATCTCCAGAATCCCTTGCCCCAGCCATTTGAGAGAGAACTAATccgaacaaccttggagaagaacggGCCCCCTGAAGACAGTggatttccacatatatgcctatatatacttttttcttgggttagtgcagcAGCTCATTAATGCGGCCCCTTCtggcctcattaaaggtgatctggtCCTGTAAAGTGCTGGGCGtgttctttttctgaacctcgcCTTCTCTGACTCCCTTACCCTGCATATGGCAGTTTATATAGATGTGTATtagtttaaatatattcatatatatatattatactgtttatattttatttttttgtatattatGAAGTTTTGACATATTAAAAAGCCTTTTCTGACTGAACAGATTGCTCCTTTGGGGACTAGCCAATTTTTAGAGATATAGCAAAGGACTTAGCCAAGAGCATGCCTATAACATGCAAACTAACTAATGCAGAGCTCTACTTCTTCCATCTGGCTTGTGTACCCCCTGGAGACAATATTTCTCTACCTTAACCATCCCAGAGCCAGGCTCCAAGCAACTAGGGGCCACTCCCATAGATTGtgtacgtgcatgctcagtcactcagttgtgtctgactctttgcaaccccgtggcctgtagcccaccaggctcttctctccatgggattctccaggcaggaatactggggtgggttgccattttcttctccagggatcttcccgaccttgggattgaactcgtgcctcctgcaaggcaggcagattctttactgttaagccagctgggaagcccctgctaCAGCTTACATCTGATTAGATTATCCAAACCAGTCAACTGCAAACTGTTTATTTTGCATTGCCAGGCTTTTCCTGAAGAACAACCAGTGAAGACTGTGGCCGACACCCTCCCTTTGGCCTGCTGCTTCTGCCTGTGTGGGGCGCTGGTCCTTTCCCGTGTGGCCCTGCATGGTCTGGCGTACCTCCTGATTCTAGTACCAGTGAGTACAATAACGTTTGTTTTCTTGACCCgctcctgtgtctcctcttgTGGTTGAATCTGACCATGATATAAAAGAGCACAGAATCTATATACATACGTATCTGTttctgtgtatacacacacacatatacttactTGATTACACACCTGAATATTGGGTCTGTGACTGGGAAAATCACTTGAGGGATTTTCAAATCCCTCCCTTGCTAGTTGATGCAACAACTAATATAGCTTTCATCTTCCCTTCAAGTGCATGGAAATGCTCAATTTTAGGGATTGACAACCTTTCAGGAGTCACATATAAGGCTACTGatgccattttttctagattattATGAAAGGATGACAGGTGATAACCTTGCATCAACCTTCAGAATTAGAGGTGGATGTTTTAATAGAGTGAACTTCCAAGACCAGGTCTTGTAAACAAATGAGCATCACTGAACTGGACTTCAGAAAATAATCTGTGAGATTTGGAGAGGTGGCAATTATAAACATGTCTCTCTGAAAATTCTTTGGTCCCTCACTGCTAGAGCCTATCTTAGTATctatttagtatatatttttaagtcgTTAAAACTTTTTGCCTGTGTTCTTCATCTCAGGTATCTTTCTCCCCAGAACATATTCATTTCTCAGTTAACttattttgcaattattttctgagCATATTTGTGCCAGGAATATGTGATTGATGAGTGATAAGTTCTGGGAGTAGAATTGTGGATAAGATTGATGTGGCTTGCCTCTGTGGAGCCTACATATCTTACATGCAAAACAACTGTGATAAACTGCACAGTGAGAAGGGAAGCATGTGACGGGTCTGGGAATGGGGTTGGGAATAGacttaatttcttcatttaatgCCCACTGTGCACGTGCATTGGGCTAGAGGCAGGAAGAACAGGGATGAGAGATGCTGCCTTTTATTTgccttctaaaaatatttaaatgtaatgtGGATCGTGCCTTCCCCCTACCGTTCTTTGAATTTCATTTGAGATCCTTAAGCCTTAGACAaatgtttgtaaaataaaaagcagcTTTGTGTGTACAAAATTTCTTCTGATTCAAATAAAAACAACCTCACTTCACtgagaaaagaaatcagtctATTTCACAAACCCCTTAGAATTTAGTCCAAAATAACTGACTCACTCTCTAATCACTGCATTTGGATGCTTGAAATAAATTTCTAGGAAATTTTAGATGCTATTCTCTGTAAGGTTAACCACCTATAGTATATAGGAAAGTGTTATATTactataaataagcagggtgttgCATCCTCCAATTGGCTTGACCCTGGTTATCCGTATTTCCGTAGTGTCCAAAACAGATAGCAGGTGCTTGAGAAATGTCTTCTTCAGTGAACTGACAGGCAGGAAAATGAGAGGGCATTTTAGGGAGCATTGTACAATTCAATTCTCCAAGTCATTATTGATTATCGACATGTATGATTATTATAATTAGTTCTAGGGACTGGAGTGGGTATAAAGTATATAACAAAACTTTCCCTCAATACGTGTATTCAtttgttactgaaaaaaaaatagggctttgctgatggtccagtggtttagaattcccctgccagtgcagggaacacgactttcatccctggtctgggaggatcccacatgccttggacaACTAAGGCAGTGCACCACACCTACTGACcccgcactctagagcctgtgggccccaagtactgaagcctgtgagcccgagagcccatgctcggcaacaagagaagaccCTGCACCGCAACTAGGGAGTCGCCCCCTtccctgcaactggagaaagtgcacgtgtagcaacaaagacccagcgcagccaaagataagtaattaaaaaaaaactactctgtgccaggtgctgCTCTGGGCCCTGAGAATTGCAATGAATAAGACAGGCAATGTCCTTGTTTCCAGGGAGCTTACTGCCCAGAGAGGGGAGACAGATATTAATCAGGCAAGTAAGTGAGCGAACACGGTCACTTTACAGGCAGCTAAATGCTGGAGAGACATTAACACAAATGATGTAATATAATGGCGAGAGATGGGTGGGGGCCCAGGGCAGTTTGCTGCTCAGGGTGAGAGGTGTTTTTGTGGAGCTAAAGTCAGTCATGCAGAGATCCAAAGTCAGAGAAAAGGATGGCAAAGACAGTcttaatatttcaataaataactGTACAGGATAGGAAGAGCAGAGTAGAGGGGAGTCCAGCCTTGGGGCTAGGCTTGGGGAGTGAGGCTTGAGTGGGGATTAGGGGTGTGGGTGGGAAGGAAGTGAGGACTTCAAAAAGACACTTTCCTTTGACTACCTGCCTCTGAGCCTTCCAGTCTGACCACTGATCCAGTCTGTTCACTGGTGATTGAATCGTAGACACGTGCTTGCTTATCCAGTACCTAGTGGAAATAAGAGTTCAGAATTGGGATTTACTTTAA is a genomic window of Muntiacus reevesi chromosome 3, mMunRee1.1, whole genome shotgun sequence containing:
- the DDX18 gene encoding ATP-dependent RNA helicase DDX18; translation: MSHLPMKLLRRKIEKRNLKLRQRNLKLQGASAVSLSEIQNGDVSEETVGDGKVKKSLKQSVNVGLSEGQNGDIAKQTVGSRKVKKSLKQPMSAGLSEAQNGDISEEAGVGGKVKKSRKQSMNGNLSEANNGDLSKEAMENVKVKKSMKESVNTDMSEAPNGDVSKETGENVKVKKASKKSATLTSGEAAMQCPNSESKKKKKKKKRKIVDDAGPDSKKAKAEDTAEDGAQAPEETENSVEKPDEDEDSEVPNLPLGLTGAFEDTSFDSLTNLVNENTLKAIKEMGFTHMTEIQHKSVRPLLEGRDLLAAAKTGSGKTLAFLIPAVELIVKLKFMPRNGTGVLILSPTRELAMQTFGVLKELMTHHVHTYGLIMGGSNRSAEAQKLANGINIVVATPGRLLDHMQNTPGFMYKNLQCLVIDEADRILDVGFEEELKQIIKLLPTRRQTMLFSATQTRKVEDLARISLKKEPLYVGVDDDKANATVDGLEQGYVVCPSEKRFLLLFTFLKKNRKKKLMVFFSSCKSVKYHYELLNYIDLPVLAIHGRQKQNKRTTTFFQFCNADSGILLCTDVAARGLDIPEVDWIVQYDPPDDPKEYIHRVGRTARGLNGRGHALLILRPEELGFLRYLKQSKVPLSEFEFSWSKISDIQSQLEKLIEKNYFLHKSAQEAYKSYIRAYDSHSLKQIFNVSNLNLPQVALSFGFKVPPFVDLNVNSNDGKVRKRGGGGGFGYQKAKKVEKSKIFKHISRKSSGGRQFSH